The genomic interval GCGCTCCCATCTCCGCGTTCCAGTTGGAGATAAGACGTGGCGCTTCGTCACGGAAGGTCAGCACGCAGGACGGCTCCAGCCCAACGACCGCGCCGCCCGCTTCGATGGTCGGACGGATCGCCTCGGCGGTGCGCTGCATCTCGGCCTTCGCGCGATCGGTCATCCCGGCCGACAGATAGGTGCGCCCGCAGCAGAGAGGGCGGCCAGCCGTCTGGGGAAAGCCTAGTCGGATATCGGTCGCGCGCAGAACCTCGACGGCGGCGCGCGCGTTGTCCGGCTCGAAATAGCGGTTGAAGGTGTCCGCGAAGAATAGAACGTCCGCATCCATCGCGCCATTCGGTTCGCGGAACACGTCGCTGCGCCACCGCGGCAGCCGCCGGTTCGCGCTCAGGCCCAGCAGCTTCTCCGAAAGCCAGGCCGCACCGGGCAGGGTATCGCGCGCATTCGCCAGGAACGGCGCCTTCGACAGCCACGGCGCATAGCGCGGCAACTCGGCCACCAGCCGGTCGCGCAGGCCCACCCCATATTTTTCCGCGCGCGCCGCCAGCACCTCGATCTTCATCTTTGCCATATCGACGGACATGGGGCATTCGCGCTTGCACGCCTTGCAGGAGACGCACAGCTTCATCGTCTCCATCATCTCGTCGGAGGTAAAGGCGTCCGGGCCGAGCTGGCCGGTGAGGGCGAGCCGCAGCGTGTTGGCGCGTCCGCGTGTCAGGTCGCGTTCGTTGCGCGTCGCGCGGTAGGAGGGGCACATCGCCCCGCCCGCGAGCTTGCGGCACGCGCCGTTGTTGTTGCACATCTCGACCGCGCCGTGCAGCCCGGCGGGCCATGCGCCCCAGTCGAACACGGTCTCGCGCGGGACATGGGCGTAGTCCGGCGGATAGCGCATCAGGGTGCGGTCATCCATCTTCGGCGGATGCACGATGCGGTTGGGGTTCAGCACGCCGTCTGGGTCGAAGCGCTGCTTGACCTCCTCGAAGGCGCGCACGAGCCGTGAGCCGAGCATCTTCTCGTGGAACTCCGAGCGGATGATGCCGTCGCCGTGTTCGCCGGAATGCGAGCCCTTGTATTCCGCAACGATGTCGAAGGCTTCCTCGGCGATCCCGCGCAGCGCCTTCACGCCCGCTTCCTGCTTGAGGTTCAGCACGGGCCGAACATGCAGCAGGCCGACAGAGGCGTGGGCATACCACGTCGCGCTGGTGCCATTGCGCGCGAACACGTCGTTGAGCCGGGCCGTGAAGTCCGGCAGGTCGGGCAGGTGAACAGCGCAATCCTCGATAAAGGCGAGCGGCTTCGCGTCGTCCTTCATCGACATCATGATGTTGAGGCCCTGGGTGCGCACGTTCCAGATGCGCGCCTGAAAGGCCGGGTCGGGTGCGTCGATCACGCCGCCATCCTTCTTGCCGGGATCGTCCCAGCGGAAGCCCAGGTCGGCCATCAGGTCGTGAAGCGCCGCCAGCCGGCGCAGATTCTCTTCCTGATCGGGCTCCGCGAACTCGACGAGCAACAGCGCCTCCGGCTCGCCCTTGACGAACTGGTTCACGGTATCGCGGAAGATCGCGATGTCACGGGCCAGGCGGATCATGTTCTCGTCGACCAGCTCGACCGCGACGGGGTCGAGCGTCACGATATGCTGGACGGCTTCCATCGCCTCGCGAAAGCTGGGGAAGTGGCAGATGCCCAGCGCCTTGGTATCGAGCGTCGGCGACAGCTTGATCTCGATGCTTTCGCTCAGTGCCAGCGTGCCTTCGGAGCCGACGAGCAGCGTCGCCATGTTGTTGGTCGGCCCGTTCGGGACCATCGCGTCGATGTTGTAGCCGGCGACATGGCGATAGGTCTGCGGCCAGCGCGCCGCGATCTCGTCGGCCTCGCGCGCGCCGAGCGCAAGCATGTCACGGAACAGCCGCTGGAGCGCCGTTTGCTCGTTCCTGAGCGTGTCCGCGCGATCCACGGGGCCGAACGTCGCCCGCGTGCCATCCGCCAGCAGCGCCTCTACGGAGTGGACATGTTCGCGCAT from Dichotomicrobium thermohalophilum carries:
- a CDS encoding FAD-binding and (Fe-S)-binding domain-containing protein, yielding MKELAERLSHEIEGEVLFDAFSRGRYSTDASIYQIRPAGVVVPRRFSDVEATLALAREHDVPITGRGGGTGQCGQTINRGIVIDFSKHLNGIREMDVENRRAVVEPGLVLDDLNRQLKPHGLWFPVDVSTASRATIGGMTANNSCGSRSIRYGMMREHVHSVEALLADGTRATFGPVDRADTLRNEQTALQRLFRDMLALGAREADEIAARWPQTYRHVAGYNIDAMVPNGPTNNMATLLVGSEGTLALSESIEIKLSPTLDTKALGICHFPSFREAMEAVQHIVTLDPVAVELVDENMIRLARDIAIFRDTVNQFVKGEPEALLLVEFAEPDQEENLRRLAALHDLMADLGFRWDDPGKKDGGVIDAPDPAFQARIWNVRTQGLNIMMSMKDDAKPLAFIEDCAVHLPDLPDFTARLNDVFARNGTSATWYAHASVGLLHVRPVLNLKQEAGVKALRGIAEEAFDIVAEYKGSHSGEHGDGIIRSEFHEKMLGSRLVRAFEEVKQRFDPDGVLNPNRIVHPPKMDDRTLMRYPPDYAHVPRETVFDWGAWPAGLHGAVEMCNNNGACRKLAGGAMCPSYRATRNERDLTRGRANTLRLALTGQLGPDAFTSDEMMETMKLCVSCKACKRECPMSVDMAKMKIEVLAARAEKYGVGLRDRLVAELPRYAPWLSKAPFLANARDTLPGAAWLSEKLLGLSANRRLPRWRSDVFREPNGAMDADVLFFADTFNRYFEPDNARAAVEVLRATDIRLGFPQTAGRPLCCGRTYLSAGMTDRAKAEMQRTAEAIRPTIEAGGAVVGLEPSCVLTFRDEAPRLISNWNAEMGARVMLLEEFLAEHFANGGTVPAFGPIGETALLHGHCHQKAADVMGPVQRVLAQVPGLEVKPIESSCCGMAGAFGYQAETYDVSQQMGELSLLPAVRAASDDAFIVADGTSCRHQIGDGSHREAVHVAQILHRALKAGGTASHGNA